Proteins from a genomic interval of Vigna radiata var. radiata cultivar VC1973A unplaced genomic scaffold, Vradiata_ver6 scaffold_95, whole genome shotgun sequence:
- the LOC106753021 gene encoding protein LATERAL ROOT PRIMORDIUM 1: ILLGFYSDLPDSNRILKYTASVVATTRRFPSDSGAFVDWSATPSAVSGRGDDLSLGFNATSAAAQGGASMWPGASRSFNHNLSPHHDIFVVAPASSFHHHHHSDAVLSDPNNNSSNATALGVNVFPLLTATPCLTPESEGIMGNINNHRNRIQLWQPQESPQHQHADGVLAGNHRSRIQLWQEHDESPPPQQQQQQHPNAHVHEREGSGSGASTCQDCGNQAKKDCSHRRCRTCCKSRGFDCATHVKSTWVPAARRRERQLMAATAAVGSSGSTSATKKPKLVPSQTTTTSHTSTSNNTTTPPRSFDTGSSHQDVSFKESLPCQVRAPAEFKCVRVTAVDDGDDEYAYQAVVKIGGHVFKGFLYDQGVEDKSEYPNLSELHLGGGGSDGGGRNGVSSSSPMVDPSYVYAASPGVLLGGSSNYGNAIN, translated from the exons ATACTGCTAGGATTTTATTCTGATCTACCTGATTCTAACAGAATTCTAAAATACACAGCTTCAGTTGTGGCTACTACAAGGAGGTTCCCTTCGGATTCCGGTGCCTTTGTCGACTGGTCAGCGACGCCTTCCGCCGTCTCGGGCCGCGGCGACGACCTCTCTCTCGGCTTCAATGCAACCTCCGCCGCCGCGCAGGGCGGCGCATCCATGTGGCCCGGGGCATCGAGGTCATTCAACCACAACCTTTCACCCCACCACGACATCTTCGTGGTGGCTCCCGCGTCGTCGttccatcaccaccaccacagcGACGCTGTTTTGTCCGATCCAAACAACAACAGTTCCAACGCAACTGCACTCGGCGTCAACGTCTTCCCTCTCCTCACCGCCACGCCATGCCTCACTCCCGAGAGCGAGGGCATAATGGGAAACATCAATAACCACCGCAACAGAATTCAACTATGGCAACCGCAGGAATCACCTCAGCACCAACACGCCGACGGCGTCTTGGCGGGTAACCACCGTAGCAGAATTCAGTTATGGCAAGAGCACGACGAGTCCCCCCCGCCgcagcagcagcaacaacaacatccGAACGCGCACGTGCACGAGCGGGAGGGGAGTGGGAGCGGCGCGAGCACGTGCCAGGACTGTGGAAACCAGGCGAAAAAGGATTGCAGTCACAGGAGGTGCAGGACGTGCTGCAAGAGTAGGGGTTTCGATTGCGCCACGCACGTGAAGAGCACGTGGGTGCCCGCCGCGCGGCGGAGGGAGCGCCAGCTCATGGCGGCGACGGCAGCGGTTGGGTCCAGTGGGTCCACTTCCGCCACCAAGAAACCTAAGCTCGTGCCTTCCCAGACCACAACCACTTCGCACACTTCCACGTCTAATAACACCACCACTCCTCCTAGGAGTTTCGACACTGGTTCGAGCCACCAAG ATGTGAGTTTCAAGGAGTCACTACCTTGCCAAGTGCGTGCACCAGCAGAGTTCAAGTGTGTTCGTGTCACTGCAGTGGATGATGGAGATGATGAGTATGCATATCAAGCTGTGGTGAAAATAGGTGGCCATGTGTTCAAAGGGTTTCTCTATGATCAAGGGGTTGAAGATAAAAGTGAGTATCCTAATCTATCTGAATTGCATCTGGGTGGTGGTGGAAGTGATGGTGGGGGTAGAAATGGGGTTTCTTCTTCATCTCCAATGGTGGATCCTTCTTATGTCTATGCAGCTTCCCCTGGAGTGTTACTGGGAGGTTCATCAAACTATGGTAATgcaataaattaa